The following are from one region of the Gemmatimonadaceae bacterium genome:
- a CDS encoding organic hydroperoxide resistance protein translates to MAAHTIKPLVTATANSTGGRNGHSETTDGSVSVNLSVRKEMGGPGLPDTTTPEHLFAAGYAACFGGALEFVASQAKKDVSGTVVTCSTSVGPREGGGFGIAVTMHVTVPTLPTAEAEALVQETHDKVCPYSHATRGNIDFTLQVEGA, encoded by the coding sequence ATGGCAGCCCACACCATCAAGCCGCTCGTCACGGCGACCGCCAACTCCACCGGTGGCCGCAACGGCCACTCCGAGACGACCGATGGCTCGGTGAGCGTCAACCTGTCGGTGCGGAAGGAGATGGGCGGGCCCGGCCTGCCCGACACCACCACTCCCGAGCACCTGTTCGCCGCCGGCTACGCCGCCTGCTTCGGCGGGGCACTGGAGTTCGTGGCCAGCCAGGCGAAGAAGGACGTGTCGGGCACGGTGGTGACCTGCTCGACCTCCGTCGGGCCGCGCGAGGGTGGCGGGTTCGGGATCGCAGTGACGATGCACGTGACGGTGCCGACGCTGCCGACCGCCGAGGCGGAGGCGCTGGTGCAGGAGACGCACGACAAGGTCTGCCCGTACAGCCACGCCACCCGCGGCAACATCGACTTCACGCTGCAGGTCGAAGGGGCCTGA